Proteins encoded together in one Pseudomonas sp. TCU-HL1 window:
- a CDS encoding PDR/VanB family oxidoreductase, translating to MSLSNGTLNVRVARVEAVTPEIKRFTLVSTDGAHLPPFSGGSNVVVLIPHENGTYRNAYSLMSSPYDSSAYQIAVRRVEDGRGGSLRMHEAVNEGDVLEILRPVNLFPLSKHARLHLFIAGGVGITPVCSQLAELRLRGTPFEVHLAVRGAEHARLGDELVREYGDAVRLYRNDIDQRLDIAAVVADRPLGSHLYVCGPESMIQDAIDSARAQGWTDSHIHYERFLEQGSVGEAFSVTLARSGATIEVSPDQSLLEAAEAAGHEIPYLCRGGACGMCETPVLELDGEIHHTDDWLSDEDKAANKKIMPCVSRAKCSRLVIDC from the coding sequence ATGAGCCTGAGCAACGGAACCCTGAACGTGCGGGTCGCCCGCGTCGAAGCCGTAACCCCCGAAATCAAGCGCTTCACCCTGGTGTCCACCGATGGCGCGCACCTGCCGCCTTTCTCCGGTGGCAGCAACGTGGTGGTGCTGATCCCCCATGAGAACGGCACCTACCGCAACGCCTACTCGCTGATGAGTTCGCCCTACGACTCCAGCGCCTACCAGATCGCCGTACGCCGGGTCGAGGACGGCCGTGGCGGCTCGTTGCGGATGCACGAAGCCGTGAACGAAGGCGACGTGCTGGAAATCCTCCGCCCGGTGAACCTGTTCCCGCTGAGCAAGCACGCCCGCCTGCACCTGTTCATCGCCGGCGGCGTGGGCATCACCCCGGTCTGCTCGCAACTGGCGGAACTGCGTCTGCGCGGCACGCCCTTCGAAGTGCACCTGGCCGTGCGTGGCGCGGAGCACGCGCGCCTGGGCGACGAACTGGTGCGCGAATATGGCGATGCGGTGCGCCTGTACCGCAACGACATCGACCAGCGCCTGGACATCGCCGCCGTAGTGGCTGACCGCCCGCTGGGCAGCCACCTGTATGTGTGCGGCCCGGAATCCATGATCCAGGACGCCATCGACAGCGCCCGCGCCCAGGGCTGGACCGACAGCCACATCCACTACGAGCGGTTCCTGGAACAGGGCAGCGTCGGCGAAGCCTTCAGCGTCACCCTGGCGCGCAGCGGCGCCACGATCGAGGTCTCGCCCGACCAGAGCCTGCTGGAGGCCGCCGAGGCCGCCGGCCACGAGATTCCCTACCTGTGCCGTGGCGGCGCCTGCGGCATGTGTGAAACCCCTGTGCTGGAGCTGGACGGCGAGATCCACCACACCGACGACTGGCTGTCCGACGAGGACAAGGCCGCCAACAAGAAAATCATGCCCTGCGTATCGCGCGCCAAGTGCTCGCGGCTGGTCATCGACTGCTGA
- a CDS encoding dimethylamine monooxygenase subunit DmmA family protein has protein sequence MLITGIKSRPVYDQLHPLPGGIRHLVVGQGSGGRALLRLLDDMAGQGLNITLLYSQESFSGQDFLAELSQRDVAELRVYASNQELVDDLEHILGDAHMGTRLYLSGSESFIGTAMQVATRYDMNGDEVLREHAGSFVRRVWCVHCDSYTENVTQRVFQCPSCSRMLVVRDHYSRRLAAFQAVKADAEVPGELPAAEELDT, from the coding sequence ATGCTGATCACAGGTATCAAGAGCCGGCCGGTATACGACCAGCTCCACCCCCTCCCCGGCGGTATCCGTCATCTGGTCGTCGGCCAGGGCAGCGGCGGCCGCGCCCTGCTGCGCCTGCTGGACGACATGGCCGGGCAGGGCCTGAACATTACCCTGCTCTACTCCCAGGAATCCTTTTCCGGCCAGGACTTCCTCGCCGAACTCTCACAACGCGACGTTGCCGAGCTGCGCGTCTATGCCAGCAATCAAGAGCTGGTGGACGACCTCGAACACATCCTCGGGGATGCCCACATGGGCACCCGCCTCTACCTCTCCGGTTCGGAAAGCTTCATCGGCACCGCGATGCAGGTTGCCACCCGCTACGACATGAACGGTGACGAAGTGCTCCGTGAGCACGCCGGCAGTTTCGTCCGCCGCGTCTGGTGCGTGCACTGCGACAGCTACACCGAGAATGTCACCCAGCGCGTATTCCAGTGCCCCAGCTGCAGTCGGATGCTGGTGGTGCGCGATCACTACTCCCGCCGCCTCGCCGCCTTCCAGGCCGTGAAGGCCGATGCCGAAGTCCCCGGCGAACTGCCGGCCGCCGAGGAGCTCGACACATGA
- a CDS encoding sigma-54 interaction domain-containing protein, with amino-acid sequence MIDKNLLPSLKMGMRSSVSVSSEVLSALLETPALHALLDSFSEAIILCDGESRVRFLNLAAERVNRLSRQEALGLPNAEFFQRSALGFDDFQQAVSRGGTSALTRSRDGRMFLTSTQAVPTGAYEKPYTLLVQRDFEGRESQRRTSPQAFAPAENSGLGDPQDNALHLSPLLSSIADTGVRAFRRRARLLLLGEPGVGKTAIARHIHRAAGWGDRPFIHVNCGSIPESLFESEMFGYERGAFTGALQGGKRGYIESASGGTLFLDEIGEIPLHVQAKLLKFLEDGSIQSVGSPLSKTVQVQVIAATNKDLRRLVETGEFRADLYYRLAVLPVEIPPLRQHLEDLPVLMDILLVRINRDRQPTLRLSAGCRQRLMNYDYPGNIRELVNVFERLAVLADEEAQEHHLPPELLGLAAPVFARPVTERVDGESIVPLSEEAGSNLKAQVQRFERQLILQAVQSQGSKRKAAQQLGIDIGTLIRKLQRD; translated from the coding sequence ATGATCGACAAGAACCTCCTGCCATCGCTGAAGATGGGCATGCGCTCCTCGGTGAGCGTCAGCAGCGAAGTGCTCTCCGCACTACTGGAAACGCCGGCCCTGCACGCGCTGCTCGACAGCTTCAGCGAGGCCATCATCCTCTGCGACGGCGAATCGCGGGTGCGCTTCCTCAATCTCGCCGCAGAACGGGTCAATCGCCTGTCCCGCCAGGAAGCGCTGGGCCTGCCCAACGCCGAGTTCTTCCAGCGCTCGGCACTGGGTTTCGATGATTTCCAGCAGGCCGTCAGCCGTGGCGGCACCAGCGCCCTGACCCGCTCCCGCGATGGTCGGATGTTCCTCACCAGTACCCAGGCGGTACCCACCGGCGCCTACGAAAAACCCTACACCCTTCTGGTGCAGCGCGACTTCGAAGGCCGCGAGAGCCAGCGCCGCACCTCCCCGCAGGCCTTTGCGCCCGCAGAGAACAGCGGCCTGGGCGACCCGCAGGACAACGCCCTGCACCTTTCACCGTTGCTTTCCAGCATCGCCGACACTGGCGTGCGGGCCTTTCGCCGGCGCGCCAGGCTCCTGCTGCTGGGCGAACCCGGCGTCGGCAAGACCGCCATTGCGCGGCACATCCACCGCGCCGCCGGCTGGGGCGACCGACCCTTCATCCACGTCAACTGCGGCAGCATCCCGGAAAGCCTGTTCGAGTCCGAGATGTTCGGCTACGAACGCGGCGCCTTCACCGGTGCGCTCCAGGGTGGCAAACGCGGTTATATCGAGAGCGCCTCGGGCGGCACGCTGTTCCTCGACGAGATCGGCGAAATCCCGCTGCATGTGCAGGCCAAGCTGCTCAAGTTCCTGGAAGACGGCAGCATCCAATCGGTGGGCTCGCCACTCTCCAAGACGGTCCAGGTGCAGGTGATCGCCGCCACCAACAAGGACCTGCGTCGCCTGGTGGAGACCGGCGAATTCCGCGCCGACCTCTACTACCGCCTGGCGGTGCTCCCGGTGGAAATCCCGCCGCTGCGCCAGCACCTGGAAGACCTCCCGGTGCTCATGGACATCCTCCTGGTGCGCATCAACCGCGACCGTCAGCCGACCCTGCGACTCTCAGCAGGCTGCCGCCAGCGCCTGATGAATTACGACTACCCCGGCAACATCCGTGAGCTGGTGAACGTCTTCGAACGTCTGGCCGTGCTGGCGGACGAAGAAGCCCAGGAACATCACCTGCCACCGGAACTGCTCGGTCTCGCTGCCCCGGTATTCGCCCGTCCGGTGACAGAGCGTGTGGACGGCGAGAGCATCGTGCCGCTCAGCGAGGAAGCCGGCAGCAATCTCAAGGCCCAGGTGCAGCGCTTCGAACGCCAACTCATCCTCCAGGCGGTCCAGAGCCAGGGCAGCAAGCGCAAGGCCGCCCAGCAGCTCGGCATCGACATCGGCACCCTGATCCGCAAGCTGCAACGCGACTGA
- a CDS encoding PAS domain-containing protein — protein MDPLHLMAERGLLLSATLSISGQLLHISPSLSDQLGYAPDELLGLGIEQIYTAESVRALNLLFANPPADERIQDLELTLIRHSGGLLPMLASGILEWRTEPTPRLHLIKMPLGALTRRVNELQNANEVMSQMLYSAKVAYWCIEFAEAVDMTQTPDEIVRQVFENRSYWRMCNRAMAEVYEMPADVDFNQQPVRLYWPRSPANEEFVRRLVETGFCVDGALSVDRRHDGSPAYVENDVRAAIHNGRLLRMWGSIRDVSQELRVQHDAEQRIDALRRVFDAVPDAVVVIDEELQPQWRNAAFENTFGITQGTSIAHALLDQSLPERTWHSLQLPDLSGRPQLFNVHCSRILMQEGVAWKVAVLRATERGIRHSGELHP, from the coding sequence ATGGACCCACTACACCTGATGGCCGAACGCGGCCTGCTGCTTTCCGCCACGCTCTCGATCAGCGGCCAACTGCTGCATATCTCGCCCAGCCTGAGCGACCAGCTTGGTTATGCGCCGGATGAACTCCTGGGGCTGGGTATCGAACAGATCTACACCGCCGAGTCGGTGCGCGCCCTGAATCTGCTTTTCGCCAACCCGCCCGCCGACGAACGCATCCAGGACCTGGAACTCACCCTGATCCGCCACAGTGGCGGGCTCCTGCCGATGCTGGCCAGCGGCATTCTGGAATGGCGCACCGAGCCCACACCCCGCCTGCACCTGATCAAGATGCCGCTCGGCGCCCTCACCCGCCGGGTGAACGAGTTGCAGAACGCCAACGAAGTCATGAGCCAGATGCTCTACAGCGCCAAGGTGGCCTACTGGTGCATCGAGTTCGCCGAGGCGGTGGACATGACCCAGACACCCGACGAGATCGTCCGCCAGGTGTTCGAAAACCGCTCCTACTGGCGCATGTGCAACCGCGCCATGGCGGAGGTCTACGAAATGCCGGCGGACGTCGACTTCAACCAGCAACCGGTGCGCCTCTACTGGCCGCGCAGCCCGGCCAACGAAGAGTTCGTGCGGCGCCTGGTGGAAACCGGCTTCTGCGTCGACGGCGCCCTCTCGGTGGACCGCCGCCACGATGGTTCGCCCGCCTACGTGGAAAACGATGTGCGCGCCGCCATCCACAACGGCCGCCTGCTGCGCATGTGGGGCAGCATCCGCGACGTCAGCCAGGAGCTGCGCGTGCAGCACGACGCCGAGCAACGCATCGATGCGCTGCGCCGGGTCTTCGACGCGGTGCCGGACGCGGTGGTGGTGATCGACGAAGAGCTCCAGCCGCAATGGCGCAACGCTGCCTTCGAGAACACCTTCGGCATCACCCAGGGCACCAGCATCGCCCACGCCCTGCTGGACCAGTCGCTGCCCGAACGCACCTGGCACAGCCTGCAGCTGCCCGACCTGAGCGGCCGGCCGCAACTGTTCAACGTCCATTGCTCGCGCATCCTCATGCAGGAAGGCGTGGCCTGGAAGGTCGCGGTGCTGCGTGCAACCGAGCGCGGCATCCGCCATAGCGGCGAGTTGCATCCATGA
- a CDS encoding DMT family transporter — protein sequence MSSQSPLSQRIDQPLKGIVLVCLATFLFSSHDAISKYLSAFYPIVMVVWVRYLVHTLLMAGFLLPREGMRVLRTKRPLLQVARALCLIGVSLLFTTGLRYIPLAEATSVIFLAPLLVTLLSVPLLRERVSRGQWGAVLVGFAGVLLIVRPGGSLFTPAVLYPLAAAVCFAFYQLLTRILARTDSSATSNFITGLTNTLLMSTLVPFFWHLPDNLGHSLLMLALGTCGMGGHMLLTQAFRHASPPLLAPFGYGQIVFAGLLGLLLFNHAPDQVGLLGIAIIVGSGLFMAYAQKR from the coding sequence ATGAGCTCCCAAAGTCCCTTGTCGCAACGCATCGACCAGCCGCTGAAAGGTATCGTGCTGGTCTGCCTGGCGACTTTCCTGTTCTCCAGCCACGACGCGATTTCCAAGTACCTGTCGGCGTTCTACCCCATCGTGATGGTGGTCTGGGTGCGCTATCTGGTGCACACGCTGCTGATGGCGGGCTTCCTGCTGCCGCGTGAGGGGATGCGGGTGCTGCGCACCAAGCGGCCGCTGTTGCAGGTGGCGCGGGCGCTCTGCCTGATCGGGGTGAGCCTGCTGTTCACGACCGGCCTGCGCTATATCCCGCTGGCCGAGGCGACCTCGGTAATCTTCCTCGCGCCGCTGTTGGTCACCCTGCTTTCGGTACCCCTGCTGCGCGAGCGGGTCTCCCGCGGGCAATGGGGGGCGGTGCTGGTGGGCTTCGCCGGGGTGCTGCTGATCGTCCGTCCAGGTGGTTCGCTGTTCACCCCGGCCGTGCTCTACCCGCTGGCCGCCGCCGTTTGTTTTGCCTTCTATCAGTTGCTGACGCGCATCCTTGCCCGAACCGACAGTTCGGCCACCAGCAACTTCATCACCGGCCTGACCAACACGCTGCTGATGAGCACTCTGGTGCCGTTCTTCTGGCACCTGCCGGACAACCTCGGCCACAGTTTGTTGATGCTCGCCCTGGGCACTTGCGGCATGGGCGGGCACATGCTGCTGACCCAGGCGTTCCGCCACGCTTCACCGCCGCTGCTGGCGCCCTTCGGCTATGGGCAGATCGTCTTTGCCGGCCTGCTCGGGCTGCTGCTGTTCAACCATGCGCCGGACCAGGTCGGCCTGCTCGGCATCGCCATCATCGTGGGTAGCGGGCTGTTCATGGCCTACGCGCAGAAGCGCTAG
- a CDS encoding transcriptional regulator, with amino-acid sequence MLDVRQLKYTVSRMAPEEIREAVEELRLEGLVTDGKTPFGRLHFNTCLAEIEALFQRAGYHRQLDVVGYQGQAYALFDPSRWEPVQVLRWLKDYVDSRQVESA; translated from the coding sequence ATGCTGGATGTACGCCAGTTGAAATACACCGTGAGCCGCATGGCCCCGGAAGAAATCCGCGAGGCCGTGGAGGAGTTGCGCCTGGAAGGTCTGGTCACCGACGGCAAGACGCCCTTCGGCCGCCTCCACTTCAACACCTGTCTGGCGGAGATCGAGGCGCTGTTCCAGCGTGCCGGCTATCACCGGCAACTGGATGTGGTGGGCTACCAGGGCCAGGCCTATGCCCTGTTCGATCCGTCCCGCTGGGAACCGGTACAGGTACTCAGGTGGTTGAAGGACTATGTGGACTCGCGCCAGGTGGAAAGCGCCTAG
- a CDS encoding endonuclease, protein MIRSILLFSLLFSAATEAAAPRTFNEAKKVAWKLYATHPVEFYCGCRYQGNRVDLKSCGYVPRKTPQRAQRIEWEHIVPAWVIGHQRQCWQKGGRKSCTENDPTYQRAEADLHNLVPSIGEVNGDRSNYSFAWLPQKPSQYGACPMVVDFKARKAMPRQQIRGMIARTYFYMSDRYGLRISSQDRKLYNAWNRQYPVEAWERNRNQRVACVMGYGNPFVGKVDMGVCRR, encoded by the coding sequence ATGATCCGCTCTATCCTGCTGTTTTCCCTGTTATTTTCCGCCGCCACCGAAGCCGCAGCCCCACGTACCTTCAACGAAGCCAAGAAGGTCGCCTGGAAGCTCTACGCCACTCACCCGGTGGAGTTCTATTGCGGCTGCCGCTACCAGGGCAATCGTGTGGACCTGAAGAGTTGTGGCTATGTGCCGAGAAAGACACCTCAACGGGCCCAGCGCATCGAGTGGGAGCACATCGTGCCAGCCTGGGTGATCGGCCATCAGCGTCAGTGCTGGCAGAAAGGGGGGCGCAAGAGTTGCACCGAGAACGATCCGACCTACCAGCGCGCCGAGGCCGACCTGCATAACCTGGTGCCGAGCATCGGCGAGGTGAACGGCGACCGCAGCAACTACAGCTTCGCCTGGCTGCCGCAGAAGCCGAGCCAATACGGCGCTTGCCCGATGGTGGTGGACTTCAAGGCACGCAAGGCGATGCCGCGGCAGCAAATTCGCGGGATGATCGCGCGCACCTACTTCTACATGAGTGATCGCTACGGTCTGCGTATCTCCAGCCAGGACCGCAAGCTCTACAACGCCTGGAATCGCCAATACCCGGTGGAAGCCTGGGAGCGTAACCGCAACCAGCGCGTGGCTTGTGTGATGGGCTATGGCAACCCGTTCGTGGGCAAGGTGGATATGGGTGTTTGCCGGCGATAG
- a CDS encoding ATP-dependent DNA helicase — protein MGYTVAVRALCEFTAKTGDLDLRFTPAPTAQEGMAGHALVASRRGESYQTEVVLVGEFGPLRVRGRADGYDPVLNRLEEVKTYRGDLQRMPDNHRHLHWAQVKVYGWLLCQQQSLPEIELALVYFDVGSQKETLLIERHKADDLRRFFETQCQRFIAWAKQEVAHAAARNGALEALAFPHAGFRHGQRQLAEAVYKAASTGCCLMAQAPTGIGKTLGTLFPLLKAVPRQALDKVFFLAAKTPGRQLALDALQQIDAEPLRVLELVARDKACEHPENACHGESCPLARSFYDRLPAARKAAAERRWLDRKTLREIALAHQVCPYYLAQEMARWSDVVVGDYNYYFDSSALLHSLTNTNQWRVAVLVDEAHNLVERARKMYSAELDQLSLKALRKTAPATLKKSLERVGRAWSELNKEQAEDYRAYDAPPTKLLNALQGAVTAITDYLTDNPTAVDTALQEFYFEAMQFGRMAEQFDSHSLFDLSKRPGKSGSSLSRLCLRNLVPAPFVGPRFAASHSTVLFSATLNPRRYYSDLLGLAANTPWLEVDSPFSAEQLRVQIATDVSTRYQHRNASLTPIARLMARQFAERPGNYLAFFSSYDYLQQVASLFAREHPQVPIWLQARQMDEAERQAFIQRFEVGGQGIGFAVLGGAFGEGIDLPGERLIGAFVATLGLPQLNPINEQLKQRMAAQFGAGYDYAYLYPGLQKVVQAAGRVIRSTEDRGVVHLIDDRFARPEVQRLLPSWWAIDHL, from the coding sequence ATGGGCTACACCGTCGCCGTACGCGCGCTCTGCGAGTTCACCGCCAAGACGGGCGACCTCGACCTGCGCTTCACCCCTGCGCCCACTGCACAGGAAGGCATGGCCGGCCACGCACTGGTGGCCAGCCGTCGCGGCGAGAGCTACCAGACGGAAGTGGTGCTGGTTGGCGAATTCGGCCCGCTGCGGGTACGCGGCCGCGCCGACGGATACGACCCGGTGCTGAACCGTCTGGAAGAAGTGAAGACCTATCGCGGCGATCTTCAGCGCATGCCGGACAACCACCGGCACCTGCACTGGGCCCAGGTGAAGGTCTACGGCTGGCTGCTCTGCCAGCAGCAGTCGCTACCGGAAATCGAACTGGCGCTGGTTTATTTCGATGTCGGCAGCCAGAAGGAAACTCTCCTCATCGAGCGCCACAAGGCCGATGACCTGCGCCGGTTCTTCGAAACCCAATGCCAGCGATTCATCGCCTGGGCCAAACAGGAAGTCGCCCACGCAGCAGCGCGCAACGGAGCCCTTGAAGCCCTCGCCTTCCCCCATGCCGGATTCCGCCACGGCCAGCGCCAGCTCGCCGAAGCGGTCTACAAGGCGGCCAGCACCGGCTGCTGCCTGATGGCTCAGGCGCCCACCGGGATCGGCAAGACCCTGGGCACCCTGTTCCCCTTGCTCAAGGCGGTTCCGCGCCAGGCGCTGGACAAGGTCTTCTTCCTCGCGGCGAAAACACCTGGCCGCCAACTGGCGCTCGACGCCCTGCAGCAGATCGATGCCGAGCCCCTGCGCGTGCTCGAACTGGTCGCCCGCGACAAGGCCTGCGAGCACCCGGAAAATGCCTGTCACGGTGAATCCTGCCCCCTCGCCCGAAGCTTCTACGACCGCCTGCCTGCCGCGCGCAAGGCGGCAGCGGAACGCCGCTGGCTGGACCGCAAAACCCTTCGTGAAATCGCACTCGCCCATCAGGTATGCCCCTATTACCTGGCCCAGGAGATGGCCCGCTGGAGCGACGTGGTGGTGGGCGACTACAACTACTACTTCGACTCCAGCGCCCTGCTCCACAGTCTGACCAACACCAATCAGTGGCGCGTCGCCGTGCTGGTGGACGAAGCCCACAACCTGGTGGAACGGGCGCGCAAGATGTACTCGGCCGAGCTCGACCAGCTCAGCCTAAAGGCCCTGCGCAAGACTGCGCCGGCCACGCTGAAAAAATCCCTGGAACGGGTCGGCCGTGCCTGGAGCGAACTGAACAAGGAACAGGCCGAGGACTACCGCGCCTATGACGCACCTCCGACCAAGCTGCTCAATGCCCTTCAAGGGGCGGTAACCGCGATTACCGACTACCTCACCGACAACCCCACCGCCGTGGATACCGCCCTGCAGGAGTTCTACTTCGAAGCCATGCAATTCGGTCGCATGGCCGAGCAGTTCGACAGCCATTCGCTGTTCGACCTCAGCAAGCGCCCCGGCAAAAGTGGAAGCAGCCTGTCGCGTCTATGCCTGCGCAATCTGGTACCCGCGCCATTCGTGGGTCCACGGTTCGCCGCCAGCCATTCCACCGTGCTGTTCTCGGCCACCCTCAACCCGCGCCGCTATTACAGCGACCTGCTGGGACTGGCCGCCAATACACCCTGGCTGGAAGTGGACTCCCCTTTCAGCGCCGAACAGCTCCGGGTGCAGATAGCCACCGACGTCTCAACACGCTACCAGCACCGCAACGCATCGCTCACTCCCATCGCACGGCTGATGGCCCGGCAGTTCGCAGAACGTCCCGGTAACTACCTCGCCTTCTTCAGCAGCTATGACTACCTGCAGCAAGTCGCCAGCCTGTTCGCCCGCGAACATCCGCAGGTGCCCATCTGGCTGCAGGCACGGCAGATGGATGAAGCCGAGCGCCAGGCGTTCATCCAGCGCTTCGAAGTCGGTGGCCAGGGCATCGGCTTCGCTGTACTGGGTGGTGCATTCGGTGAAGGCATCGACCTGCCCGGCGAGCGGCTGATCGGCGCCTTCGTCGCCACCCTTGGCCTGCCGCAGCTGAACCCCATCAACGAGCAACTAAAGCAACGTATGGCCGCGCAGTTCGGCGCCGGCTACGACTACGCCTATCTCTATCCGGGTTTGCAGAAAGTGGTGCAGGCAGCCGGGCGGGTCATCCGCTCGACCGAGGACAGGGGCGTGGTGCACCTGATCGACGACCGCTTTGCGCGGCCGGAGGTGCAGCGGCTCCTGCCTTCCTGGTGGGCCATCGATCACCTGTAG
- a CDS encoding VRR-NUC domain-containing protein, with product MPAALDDPFYYLHNFHTLLDWISERYHDLLDGDEQAFIEDFRALPRASQALLVRMVMRKGTLFRASKLNYPEIGDTRDAAVPLLALGWVDAAAELDLAQLFGLLTLGEVDACFGKAPGRKAERLENLLAEYDGRRTFADWFPASSDCVYALGLMDICDRLRLMFFGNLYQDWSEFVLADLGIYQYEKVEIDTSARGFRERADLDYYLRLHRWRERFEAGEALEQLLPELPVEPHANPWLDARRRKLLFQVGQHCERCELLEAALGLYGLCGYPGARVRRIRVLERLDAHDDAFDLAQLANAAPESEEEQQHLIRILPRLRRKLGLPKEPPAGRASVQRIDLVLPQPPEPLSVEHAVLQHFHEDDAPVHYVENTLLNSLFGLLCWDAIFAALPGAFFHPFHNGPADLLSPDFHARRTELFDACLAQLDSADYLTSIRRTFAAKQGLLSPFVYWGNLDEALLDRALACLPATQLKACFQRILADIKSNRSGLPDLIQFWPAERRYRLIEVKGPGDRLQDNQLRWLEFCAQHDIPVEVCYVQWADT from the coding sequence ATGCCTGCCGCCCTCGACGATCCCTTCTATTACCTGCACAACTTCCACACCCTGCTGGACTGGATCAGCGAGCGTTATCACGACCTGCTCGACGGCGACGAGCAGGCATTCATCGAGGACTTCCGCGCCCTGCCCCGCGCCTCCCAGGCGCTGCTGGTTCGCATGGTGATGCGCAAGGGCACGCTGTTTCGTGCGAGCAAGCTGAACTACCCGGAGATCGGCGATACCCGCGATGCGGCTGTTCCGCTGCTGGCGCTCGGCTGGGTGGATGCAGCGGCGGAACTGGACCTGGCGCAGCTGTTCGGCCTGCTCACGCTGGGCGAAGTGGATGCCTGCTTCGGCAAGGCACCAGGACGCAAGGCGGAGCGCCTGGAGAACCTCCTTGCCGAATACGATGGTCGCCGCACCTTTGCGGACTGGTTTCCGGCCAGTAGCGATTGCGTCTATGCCCTCGGCCTGATGGACATCTGCGATCGCCTGCGGCTGATGTTCTTCGGCAACCTCTACCAGGACTGGTCCGAATTCGTCCTCGCCGACCTCGGCATCTACCAGTACGAAAAGGTGGAGATCGATACCTCGGCAAGGGGCTTCCGCGAGCGTGCCGACCTCGACTACTACCTGCGCCTGCACCGTTGGCGGGAGCGCTTCGAGGCGGGCGAGGCACTTGAGCAGTTACTGCCCGAACTTCCCGTCGAACCCCACGCCAACCCGTGGCTGGATGCGCGTCGTCGCAAACTGCTGTTCCAGGTTGGCCAGCACTGCGAACGCTGCGAACTACTGGAAGCCGCGCTTGGCCTGTATGGCCTGTGCGGCTACCCGGGGGCGCGGGTCCGACGCATTCGCGTGCTAGAACGCCTGGACGCCCATGACGATGCCTTCGACCTTGCGCAACTCGCCAACGCAGCGCCCGAGAGCGAGGAAGAGCAGCAACACCTGATCCGCATCCTGCCGCGCCTGCGGCGAAAGCTGGGCCTGCCCAAGGAGCCGCCAGCCGGCCGTGCATCGGTGCAACGCATCGATCTTGTGCTACCCCAGCCCCCGGAACCGTTGTCAGTGGAGCACGCTGTGCTGCAGCACTTCCACGAAGACGACGCGCCCGTGCATTACGTGGAGAACACCCTGCTGAACTCGCTGTTCGGCCTGCTGTGCTGGGATGCCATCTTCGCGGCCCTGCCCGGTGCCTTCTTCCATCCCTTCCACAATGGCCCGGCGGACCTGCTCAGCCCCGATTTCCATGCTCGCCGCACCGAACTGTTCGACGCCTGCCTGGCGCAACTGGACAGTGCCGACTACCTGACCAGCATTCGCCGGACCTTCGCCGCCAAACAAGGGCTGCTGTCGCCCTTCGTCTACTGGGGCAACCTGGACGAAGCCCTGCTCGACCGGGCGCTGGCCTGCCTGCCGGCGACACAGCTCAAAGCCTGCTTCCAGCGCATCCTCGCCGACATCAAGTCCAACCGCTCCGGCCTGCCGGACCTGATCCAGTTCTGGCCAGCCGAGCGTCGTTACCGCCTGATCGAGGTGAAGGGTCCCGGTGACCGCCTCCAGGACAACCAACTGCGCTGGCTGGAGTTCTGTGCCCAGCACGACATTCCCGTGGAAGTCTGCTACGTGCAATGGGCGGACACCTGA